Proteins encoded within one genomic window of Neoarius graeffei isolate fNeoGra1 chromosome 18, fNeoGra1.pri, whole genome shotgun sequence:
- the mrpl39 gene encoding 39S ribosomal protein L39, mitochondrial — protein MACQRVYQMMQRRLVSSAAAERLSASELRSWRSTLFSKEQARQRSLYPRIEKIEVTMDAPGLQGTLLVMNKGMSTPYSCARHLTEWHVTSAALALVDGEPWHMHRPLTRSCALTLLTFKDANPQLVNQAYWRSCAALLGQVLDDAFKEEYSVELLKIPEVPVTAGAFCCDVVLDPRLDSWTPSEENLRSLTREAQQLMLKDLPWEPLEVAPPVALEIFSHSRCKQEEVEELAANCPSGTVSLYRCGEHVTLSEGPLVARTGLCCQYEVTALHTLGGGRWGLQRRAQGLSLPLNLTAHHTVWRKLRKRAEKLVETPSSAASKPVTTPASSKTTPSSSQH, from the exons ATGGCGTGTCAGAGAGTTTATCAAATGATGCAGCGCC GTTTGGTGTCCAGTGCGGCAGCTGAGCGGCTTTCTGCGTCTGAATTGCGCAGTTGGCGTAGTACCCTGTTCTCCAAAGAGCAAGCTCGCCAACGTTCATTGTATCCCCGCATTGAGAAAATCGAGGTGACCATGGATGCCCCGGGGTTACAGGGAACACTTCTGGTGATGAACAAGGGCATGTCCACGCCATATAGCTGTGCAAGAC ATTTGACAGAGTGGCATGTAACGAGTGCAGCTCTCGCCCTGGTGGACGGAGAGCCATGGCACATGCATCGTCCGCTCACTCGCTCCTGCGCGCTCACACTACTCACATTCAAAGATGCCAATCCTCAGCTCGTTAACCAG GCGTATTGGCGCTCCTGTGCAGCCTTGTTGGGCCAAGTGCTTGACGATGCCTTTaaggaggagtacagtgtggagcTGCTGAAGATTCCTGAAGTTCCTG TGACTGCTGGTGCTTTCTGCTGTGACGTGGTCCTGGATCCTCGGTTAGATTCCTGGACTCCATCAGAG GAGAACCTGCGCTCGTTAACTCGGGAAGCTCAGCAGCTCATGCTGAAAGATCTACCCTGGGAGCCTCTGGAGGTGGCGCCCCCTGTAGCATTGGAGATCTTCTCACACAGCAG GTGTAAACAAGAGGAGGTGGAAGAACTGGCTGCTAATTGCCCCAGTGGCACAGTGTCATTATACAG GTGTGGGGAGCATGTGACTCTGTCAGAGGGCCCCCTGGTGGCCAGAACAGGGCTGTGCTGTCAGTATGAAGTAACAGCGCTACATACGCTGGGAGGAGGACGATGGGGTTTACAGCGCCGAGCTCAGGGCCTCTCACTTCCCCTGAACCTCACG gctCACCATACAGTGTGGAGGAAGCTGAGGAAGAGAGCTGAGAAACTG GTGGAGACTCCCTCATCTGCAGCCAGTAAACCTGTGACCACACCCGCTTCTTCCAAAACCACGCCCTCATCTTCTCAACACTGA